In a genomic window of Diadema setosum chromosome 3, eeDiaSeto1, whole genome shotgun sequence:
- the LOC140246967 gene encoding microfibrillar-associated protein 1-like has product MSARGGIGAERVPIQSTAGAIPVKNEKGEISMQKVKVKRYVPGKRPDFAPQFSSGEEEEEEGPFVGRRKATSHLHPSRMDLEDARLRRLRERHRSESSDEEEEERERIARHRQIHQPEVIDDGDDDDDNDEEDDLAHRRRADIIRRFQERPRGDREDEGDEEEDEEEDDRIRFRERDQASRHVYRMEVEESSSDEEELDEEEIEKRRSAMRARARQRAREEEVLGIEEDAQKEKVSSEEEESSEYEEYTDSEEEDGPRLKPVFVAKKDRVTIQEKEIAAIREREQEEEAKKKVEERKRETVRMVEMDARQLQEAEEDVGSNEPNLNTVNTDDENDEVEYEGWKVRELRRIKRERDLREQIEKERQETERLRNMTEEERREELRVNPKQVTNKQTKGRYKFLQKYYHRGAFYLNEEEDVLKRDVSGATLEDHFDKTVLPKVMQVKNFGRSGRTKYTHLVDQDTTSMESPWANETAVSRKFQASIAGGMKQSFEKPTARKSRKGAAT; this is encoded by the exons ATGTCTGCACGTGGGGGCATTGGAGCGGAGCGTGTTCCTATCCAGAGCACAGCTGGCGCCATCCCGGTAAAGAATGAGAAAG GTGAAATTAGTATGCAGAAAGTGAAGGTCAAGAGATATGTTCCAGGAAAAAG ACCGGACTTTGCCCCGCAGTTCAGCAgcggggaagaggaggaggaggaggggccGTTCGTCGGACGGCGCAAGGCCACCTCCCACCTCCACCCCTCGCGGATGGACCTGGAAGACGCTCGGCTTCGGAGACTGCGAGAGAGACATCGCAGCGAGAGCAGtgatgaggaagaagaggagagagaaag AATTGCACGACACAGGCAGATTCACCAGCCCGAAGTCATTGACGACggagatgatgacgatgacaatgatgaGGAAGATGACTTGGCACACCGCCGGCGTGCCGACATTATTCGGCGCTTCCAGGAGCGTCCCCGCGGCGATCGCGAAGACGAAGGCGATGAAGAGGAAGACGAGGAAGAGGACGACCGCATACGCTTTCGGGAACGGGACCAGGCCTCGAGGCACGTCTACCGTATGGAAGTGGAGGAGAGCTCGTCCGACGAGGAGGAGCTGGATGAGGAGGAGATCGAGAAGAGGAGGTCGGCCATGAGGGCCCGGGCTCGGCAGAGGGCCCGGGAGGAGGAG gTCCTTGGTATAGAGGAAGATGCTCAGAAAGAGAAAGTGAGTTCGGAGGAGGAGGAGTCGTCTGAGTACGAGGAGTACACCGACTCAGAGGAAGAAGACGGACCCAGGCTGAAGCCCGTTTTTGTTGCCAA GAAAGACAGAGTAACGATTCAAGAGAAGGAGATCGCGGCGATAAGGGAAAGGGAGCAGGAGGAAGAGGCAAAAAAGAAGGTCGAAGAACGAAAGAGAGAAACTGTTCGG ATGGTGGAGATGGACGCAAGGCAACTCCAGGAGGCGGAGGAAGACGTGGGCTCCAACGAGCCGAATCTCAACACCGTCAACACGGATGACGAGAACGACGAAGTGGAGTATGAAGGCTGGAAGGTACGCGAACTCCGGCGAATCAAGCGGGAGCGGGATCTCCGCGAACA GATCGAGAAGGAGAGACAGGAGACAGAGCGACTAAGGAACATGACAGAGGAAGAGCGTAGGGAGGAGCTGAGAGTGAACCCCAAACAGGTCACCAACAAACAGACCAAGGGGCGATACAAGTTCCTCCAGAAGTACTACCACCGTGGGGCTTTCTATCTC AACGAGGAAGAGGATGTCTTGAAACGAGATGTTTCCGGGGCAACGCTGGAAGATCACTTCGACAAGACCGTTCTGCCAAAAGTTATGCAG GTCAAGAACTTTGGCCGGTCTGGCCGCACCAAGTACACCCACCTGGT